A region of the Elusimicrobia bacterium HGW-Elusimicrobia-1 genome:
TGAAGTTTTCGGCCTGGCGGTCATATCGGCCGGAATTGTCAACCCGCCCGACGGCTCCGGATTGACCGTCGAGACCGCCGGACTCTCCGACGGCGCGTCAACCGGCGGCCCGCGCTACAAAAAACTGATTTTCGACGGCGACCGCCTCGCCGGATTCATAATGCTCGGCGACGTCCTGCGCGCGGAAATCTACACCGGCCTCATCAGAAACCGCGCGTCCGTGGCGAACTGCAAAAAGGAACTATCCGGCGACACCTTCGGATTTATCGCCGTCGGAGAAGAAAACTGGAAAAAACGCATCACGCCGATGGAGGTCTGATGCTCTCGACAAGACATCCCGCATGAAAAATATCCGCATTGACTCCCGCCGCCTCGATTATAAAACGCTCAACGAACGCATCCGCGCCGCAGTGACCGCCGGACGGGGAGAATGCGCGTCAAAAATCGTCCTCGACGGCGTAAACGGCCAGCGATTCATCGCGGCCGGTATCGAAAGCCCCGTGCGAATCGAAATAAACGGAATCCCCGGCAACGACCTCGGCGCGTTTATGAACGGACCCGAAATATTAGTGCGCGCGAACGCCCAGGACGCGGTGGGCAACACTATGTCGGGCGGCTTCATCGCCGTCGACGGACACGTCTCCGACGCGGCCGGCTACAGTATGCGCGGCGGCTCGATAATCATCCGCGACAACGCGGGTTATCGCACAGGTATACACATGAAAGAATACCGCGAAAGCGTTCCGACCGTAATAATCGGCTCTTTCGCCCGCGATTTTCTGGGAGAATATATGGCGGGCGGACGGATAATCGTCTTCGGTATCGGCGCAAAAAAGGCCTGCGGAAATTATCCCGGAACGGGAATGCACGGCGGCGAAATATACCTGCCTTCGGACAAACTGCCGCCTCGTATGCCCGAAGGTCTGAAAATATCGCCCGCCGGCGCCGATGTCGTGGAAAACGCGGCCGCAACTTTCGCCCGCGCTCTGGGCATACCCCGCAAAGAACTTCCCTCGACGAAAAAAATATCTTTTTGCGTAATCCGTCCCGCCTCTTGCCGCCCCTACGGCAGCATCTACGCTTACTGAAAAACCGGCCCGCCTTTGGTATAATCATGTTATGGGACACAAATACGCTTGTTCTTTGGCTGTAATTTTCGCCGCCGCGACGGTCGCGGGCGCATTTTCAGTCGATCCGCCGTCGCCCAAAGGCGGCGAAGCGGCGCTGTTTTCTTTCAAGCCGTCGCCTTTTCTTTCATACGAAATTACTCACGACTCCAAAACCTACAAACCTTATCCTGCCGTCGGAGGGAAAAGAGAAATATTTCTTCCCATAGCCATTGAAGCGTCGGGCGAAACCTCGATTCTTGTCGCCAAAAAACTTTTAGGCATAAAAATCGCCGCGTCCAAAGTTCCTTTTATAATTACCGCCCGACAGATACCCGTTATCCGCCTTTCGCCGACCAGCGAGAGAATGCGCGACTCAAAACCGGCTCTGAGCGACGAAAGAGCGCGTCTCCTTAAGTCCTTGGGCATCAGGAGTCCGGCAAAATTCGCCCAAGGCCCGTTTTTATCGCCGCTCGACGGCAGACAAGGGGAAGATTTCGGCGTCAAAAGAGAAGGAGCGCGTTACTCCTATTACCATAAAGGCGTAGATATATCCACACGGGCCGGTGTTCCGGTCGCGGCGGCCAACGCGGGCGCGGTGGCTCTGGCCTCGGAAAACCTCAATGTGACCGGCAAAACCGTAGTCATAGACCACGGACAGGGTTTAGTCAGCTGCTATTACCACCTCGACAAGATTCTGGTGTCCGAGGGGGAAAAAGTCGCAAAAGGCCAAAACATCGGCTTGGTCGGCTCCACGGGCTGGTCTACCGGCCCGCATCTTCATTTCGGCGCATATCTTCAGGGCGAAGCCATAGACCCCCTGTGGCTCATAGAATTTACATCTTCAACTTATCTTAAACCTCGCTAACGCCATTGTCAGGATGTTCCTTCCCATAGTCATTGCGCCGCCGCTCTCACCCCTTGTCATTGCGAGGAGTTGTAGGGGCGTATAATTATACGCCCCTACTTGATGAACGACAGCCCGCCCCGCCTTGGCGGGGAGGCAATCTCATCACGCATTATGGTAGGGGCGACCCCCTGTGGTCGCCCACATAACAGGGCAGGCACGGGGGCCTGCCCCTACAAAGTAATGCCCCTCGCAATGACAACAAAGGGGGATTTTAAAATTCCTCGTCCGCCTCCCGCAGAAACCCTGTAATAAATTTGACATCATCCTGCGTTTTTTATACAATACTATTGATTACTACATAGTATTGATTACTATTCAGATATTTTATGACAAAAAACAACACACCCCGCGAAACCCCGCACATCGAAAAAATCTTAAAGGGCTCGCGGCTTAAAGTCACGCCGCAGCGAACGGCGATACTCGAATATCTGCTTTCAACCTACGCACATCCATCCGCGGACACCATCTGTAACGAAGTCAGAAAGAAACACCCGTCCGTAAGCCGAAACACCGTCTATCAAACTCTTGATTTTTTTGAAGGCAAGCGGCTTATTTTTGCTATAATGGATACGGAAGGGGTAAGACGCTATGACGCGCACACCGACCCGCACATACATTTGATATGCCTGGACTGCGGAGCCATAATAGACACCCCCTACGACGACAGACGCATCCTCGGAAAAGTCAAAAAATACTTCAAACCCGAAAAATCCGTCGTTTATATTTACGGACACTGCGTGCCGGGGAATCCCGCCGGATGCGCCCCGCGCGAGGACGCGCGCAAGGAGTAAAACAATATGGAAAAATGGAAATGTATCGTCTGCGGTTACATTTACGACCCGCAAAAGGGGGACCCCGCCGATAACGTCGCCGCCGGAACCAAATTCGAGGATATTCCGGACACTTGGGTCTGCCCCGAATGCGGAGCGCTCAAAGATATGTTTGAAAAGGCCTGAAAGCTCGCGGCAAACAGGGAGAAATCATTATGAATCCGGTAAAAATTATTGACGGACTGCATTGGGTCGGCGCGGTCGACTGGGATACAAGGGATTTTCACGGACATTCCTACTCGGTACACAGAGGCACGACGTACAACGCGTATCTCATCATCGACGAAAAAATAACTCTCGTCGATTCGGTGTACACACCTTTCGCGGACGAACTCATAGCGCGGGTATCCGCGCTCGTTGACCCGTCCAAAATCGACTATATCGTCGCAAACCACGTCGAGGTGGATCACTCCGGTTCGTTAGCCAGGATGACCGCCATAGCGCCCAAAGCGCAGATTATCTGCACGAAAAAAGGCGAAGAGGGCTTCCGCGCACATTTCGGAAAACACGTGGCGCCGCACCTTGGCAAACCGGCCGACGAATGGAACTTCCACACGGTAAAAACGGGCGATGAACTCAAAATAGGGAAGAAAACCCTGGTATTTCTGGAGGCGCCCTTTCTTCATTGGCCCGACTCAATGTTCACCTACGTCAAAGAAGACGCCGTCCTGCTTCCGAACGACGCATTCGGACAGCATTTGGCGTCTTCCGGACGATTCGACGACGAGGTCGAAGAAAGCGTTCTCATGGAAGAAGCGGCCAAGTACTTTGCCAATATTCTTACGCCATTTGCCCCTCTGATTCTCAAAAAACTCGACGAAGTAGCCGCCCTCAAAATCCCCATAAAAATGATATGCCCCAGTCATGGAATAATGTGGCGCCGCGACCCGGCCAAGATTATCGACGCGTACAAGAGATGGTCGCTGGGCGAATATAAAAAGAAAATGCTTATCGTCTATGACACAATGTGGGGAGCCACCGAAAAAATGGCCAGAGCAATCGTTGAAGGCGCCGAAAGCGTCGGCGGGATCGAAGTAAAACTCTTCAAAATGCCCGTAACCGACCGCTCGGACGTAATAAAAGAACTGCTCGACGCCAGAGCCATAATAGCGGGCTCATCTACGATAAACAAGGGTATGCTCCCGACGATGGCGCCGGTTCTTGAGGATATGGAGGGTTTGAGATTCAAAAACAAGATAGGCGCTACATTCGGCGCGTTCGGATGGTCGGGCGGAGCCGTGGAAGCAATGGAAGCGCGGCTTAAAAAGTCGGGGGTCGAGATAGTACACGCGCCGATAACGTCCAAGTGGATACCCGACGCGCCCAAACTTGCCGAATGCGAAGCGATGGGCCGCGAAATTGCCGCCAAAATAGCGGGATAACAAGAAGACGACACAAACCTCGTCATTACGAGGCACCGCCGTTTTGGTAGGGACAGGTCGCAACCTGTCCCTACTTCGTCATTACATTCCTCGCAATGACAAATTACTATGAACATACTCATAATAGGCAACGGAGTCGCCGGCATTACCGCGGCCAAAACTATCAGACAAAAATCCTCCGAAGCCGTCATTACCGTGGTCACGGACGAGCAATTTGCCTATTACAACCGACCCGCACTGATTGACTTTATCGCCGGACGCAAGAAAGAGGATGAGTTATATTTCTATCCGGAATCGTGGTATACTCAGAATAACATTAAAGTATTACTTGAAAAAAGTGTCCAAAAACTGCAACTTTCCGCCAAATCCGCACTGCTCGATGACGGTTCAACAATTTCGTACGATAAACTCATTATAGCCGCGGGTGCAAGCGCAAATACACTGCCCATACCGGGGTCAGACAGCCCGAAAGTTCTCACTTTAAGGTGCCTCGAAGACGCCAAAACACTCATGGATGAGGCGGGCAAAACCTCGCAGATAGCATTTATAGGAGGCGGGGTACTGGGAATAGAGGCCGCCGCGGCCGTAAAAGCTTCATTTCCCGCGATTGATATAACCGTAATAGAGGTTGCGCCTTACCTTCTTCCCCGACAACTCGACGCCAAAGGCGGCGAAATACTCTCCAAATGTCTGGCCGCCAGAGGACTAAAAGTGATTGCCGGAGCCAAAATATCGGCCATCGGCGGCGATGGCGCGGCGCTTGACGACGGCCGCAAGATACCCGCCGACCTGTTCGTCGTCTCGGCCGGGATAAAACCGAACATAAAGTTTGCCGCGGAAGCCGGAATAGCCGTCGCGAAAGGAATTATCGTCAACGAATATCTGGAAACATCGGCGCCCGACGTCTTTGCCGCCGGCGACTGCGCCGAATACAAAGGCGTCGTATGGGGCATAGTGCCCGTTGCCGTCGAGCAAGCCCGCATAGCGGCATCGAACGCCGCCTTTGTAGGGGCGAAAAATCTTTCGCCCTCGCAAAGGTACGAAGGCACCGTGATGTCGAATACGCTTAAAGTGGCCGGAATCGACCTTACCACCGAAGGCAACATCGCCGAAATCGACGGAATCGTAACCTACGAACACGCCGATACCGCGAAAGAAATTTATAAAAAAATATTCCTGAAAGACGGCGTTATAGTGGGCTCAATGTGTATGGGCGACGCCGAAGCGGCAAAAAAAATATCGGCGGTCAGAAGGTCGGCAAAACCCGTCGGCGAAAAAGAAGCCAAAGAACTCATATCATAAATCGACACGGAGGTATGTGCCAATGAAACCCATCAAAGGTTCTCAGACGGAAAAAAATCTTCTCAAAGCGTTCGCGGGCGAATCGCAGGCGCGCAACCGCTACACCTATTACTCGGGCGCGGCAAAAAAAGAGGGCTACGAGCATATCGCGGCTTTATTCCTGGAAACCGCCGAAAACGAGAAAGAACACGCCAAGGTGTTTTTTAAATTTCTGGAAGGCGGAGACGTTGAAATAACGGCGTCCTATCCCGCCGGAAAAATCGAGAGCGCCGTCAAGAATCTGGCGCACGCCGCCGACGGAGAAAAAATGGAATGGGGAACGCTTTACCCCGAGTTCGCGGCCGTCGCCAAAAAAGAGGGCTACGACGAAGTCGCCAAAGCATTCGAAGAAATCGCCCGCGTCGAGGCGTTCCACGAAAAAAGATACCGCGCGCTCGAAGCCAACATCAAAAAGTCGTCGGTTTTCAAAAAAGCGGGGGCCGTAAAATGGCACTGCCGCAACTGCGGCTATATCACCGAAGGCGCGGAAGCTCCCAAACAGTGTCCCGCGTGCAAACATCCTCAATCCTACTACGAATTGCTGTCCGAGAATTACTGAGCGTATGACATTAAGCGAACGTTTGAAGACGTCACTTTATTCCGAGGCGGCGGCCGCAGTGCTCGACGGCCAAAACGTGATCAAAAAATATTTTGAGCGCGGCTTTAAAATCGAGTACAAGGGCGACATCGACCCTGTAACAATAGCCGACCGCGAGACGGAAAATATCATAATAAAGCGTCTCAAAAACCGCTTTCCCGACATCGGTTTTCTGTGCGAGGAATCCTGTCCCAAAGAGATGAGGGAAGGAACTTTCTGGGTTCTCGACCCGCTGGACGGCACGGTCAATTTTGTGCATCATTGTCCGGTATTTTCTACGTCCCTTGCGCTTTTCTCGGACGGAAAAATCGTTTTGGGAATAGTCAACGACGTAATGCGCTCGGAATTGTTCGGCGCGGTGCGGGGACGCGGCGCGTTATTAAACCGCAAACGCATAAGAGTATCGGGCGTCAAAACGCTCAACCGCGCGCTGTTAGTCACGGGCTTCCCGTATTACATAAAGGAACGCCACAACCGCGTGATAAAAAACTTCAAAAATCTGGTGCTTTCCGCGCAGGGCATAAGACGGCTGGGCTCGGCGGCGCTTGATTTGGCCTACACGGCGTCGGGCAGGTTCGACGGTTTCTGGGAAGAGGGCCTCGCCCCGTGGGACGTTGCGGCGGGTTCGCTTCTCGTCGAAGAAGCCGGAGGTCGGGTGAGCGATTTCGCCGGAAGCGACGATTGGCTCTTCGGAAAAATGATAACGGCCTCCAACAGCCGCATCCACAATTCGATGATAAAGATTTTGCAGCAATGATGAATAAGCAAATCACAAAACTTACCCCCTCACCTCAATCCTCTCCCTCGATGGGAGAGGCGGCCCGAAGGGCAGGGGAGGGTGAAATAAAAAGTATCGTCCCAGATGGCAGGAGGGCAAAAATATTCCGGGCGCTGAA
Encoded here:
- a CDS encoding NAD(P)/FAD-dependent oxidoreductase: MNILIIGNGVAGITAAKTIRQKSSEAVITVVTDEQFAYYNRPALIDFIAGRKKEDELYFYPESWYTQNNIKVLLEKSVQKLQLSAKSALLDDGSTISYDKLIIAAGASANTLPIPGSDSPKVLTLRCLEDAKTLMDEAGKTSQIAFIGGGVLGIEAAAAVKASFPAIDITVIEVAPYLLPRQLDAKGGEILSKCLAARGLKVIAGAKISAIGGDGAALDDGRKIPADLFVVSAGIKPNIKFAAEAGIAVAKGIIVNEYLETSAPDVFAAGDCAEYKGVVWGIVPVAVEQARIAASNAAFVGAKNLSPSQRYEGTVMSNTLKVAGIDLTTEGNIAEIDGIVTYEHADTAKEIYKKIFLKDGVIVGSMCMGDAEAAKKISAVRRSAKPVGEKEAKELIS
- a CDS encoding inositol monophosphatase, giving the protein MTLSERLKTSLYSEAAAAVLDGQNVIKKYFERGFKIEYKGDIDPVTIADRETENIIIKRLKNRFPDIGFLCEESCPKEMREGTFWVLDPLDGTVNFVHHCPVFSTSLALFSDGKIVLGIVNDVMRSELFGAVRGRGALLNRKRIRVSGVKTLNRALLVTGFPYYIKERHNRVIKNFKNLVLSAQGIRRLGSAALDLAYTASGRFDGFWEEGLAPWDVAAGSLLVEEAGGRVSDFAGSDDWLFGKMITASNSRIHNSMIKILQQ
- a CDS encoding rubredoxin; the encoded protein is MEKWKCIVCGYIYDPQKGDPADNVAAGTKFEDIPDTWVCPECGALKDMFEKA
- a CDS encoding transcriptional repressor; translated protein: MTKNNTPRETPHIEKILKGSRLKVTPQRTAILEYLLSTYAHPSADTICNEVRKKHPSVSRNTVYQTLDFFEGKRLIFAIMDTEGVRRYDAHTDPHIHLICLDCGAIIDTPYDDRRILGKVKKYFKPEKSVVYIYGHCVPGNPAGCAPREDARKE
- a CDS encoding MBL fold metallo-hydrolase, which produces MMNPVKIIDGLHWVGAVDWDTRDFHGHSYSVHRGTTYNAYLIIDEKITLVDSVYTPFADELIARVSALVDPSKIDYIVANHVEVDHSGSLARMTAIAPKAQIICTKKGEEGFRAHFGKHVAPHLGKPADEWNFHTVKTGDELKIGKKTLVFLEAPFLHWPDSMFTYVKEDAVLLPNDAFGQHLASSGRFDDEVEESVLMEEAAKYFANILTPFAPLILKKLDEVAALKIPIKMICPSHGIMWRRDPAKIIDAYKRWSLGEYKKKMLIVYDTMWGATEKMARAIVEGAESVGGIEVKLFKMPVTDRSDVIKELLDARAIIAGSSTINKGMLPTMAPVLEDMEGLRFKNKIGATFGAFGWSGGAVEAMEARLKKSGVEIVHAPITSKWIPDAPKLAECEAMGREIAAKIAG
- a CDS encoding rubrerythrin family protein, whose protein sequence is MKPIKGSQTEKNLLKAFAGESQARNRYTYYSGAAKKEGYEHIAALFLETAENEKEHAKVFFKFLEGGDVEITASYPAGKIESAVKNLAHAADGEKMEWGTLYPEFAAVAKKEGYDEVAKAFEEIARVEAFHEKRYRALEANIKKSSVFKKAGAVKWHCRNCGYITEGAEAPKQCPACKHPQSYYELLSENY